A genomic region of Alligator mississippiensis isolate rAllMis1 chromosome 6, rAllMis1, whole genome shotgun sequence contains the following coding sequences:
- the TRNAU1AP gene encoding tRNA selenocysteine 1-associated protein 1, with the protein MAASLWMGDLEPYMDENFVSRAFATMGELVLSVKIIRNRLTGIPAGYCFVEFADLATAEKCLHKINGKPLPGATPAKRFKLNYATYGKQPDNSPEYSLFVGDLTPDVDDGMLYEFFVKVYPSCRGGKVVLDQSGVSKGYGFVKFTDELEQKRALTECQGAVGLGSKPIRLSVAIPKANRVKTAEYNQMYNYNYNQYYQQYQNYYAQWGYDQNTGSYSYSYPQYGYTQSTMQTYEEVGEDALEDPAPQLDVSEANKQFVEQSEELYDALTDSHWQPLDTVSSEIPAIL; encoded by the exons ATGGCCGCCAGCCTCTGGATGGGAGAC CTGGAGCCGTACATGGACGAGAACTTTGTTTCGAGAGCCTTCGCCACCATGGGAGAGCTTGTGCTGAGCGTGAAAATCATCCGCAATCGATTGACGGG AATTCCTGCGGGCTATTGCTTTGTGGAATTTGCAGATCTGGCTACTGCAGAGAAATGTTTACACAAAATCAATGGAAAACCACTTCCTGGTGCCACACCA GCAAAACGATTTAAACTGAATTATGCAACATACGGAAAACAACCTGATAACAG TCCGGAATACTCGCTTTTTGTGGGAGATTTGACCCCTGATGTGGATGATGGCATGCTATATGAGTTTTTTGTTAAAGTTTACCCATCATGTAGAGGTGGTAAAGTTGTCTTGGACCAATCAGGAGTTTCCAA AGGCTATGGGTTTGTGAAATTCACAGATGAACTGGAACAGAAGAGAGCCCTGACAGAATGCCAAGGAGCTGTGGGGTTGGGCTCCAAACCTATACGTTTGAGCGTGGCCATACCAAAAGC gaacCGTGTGAAGACAGCCGAGTACAATCAGATGTACAACTATAATTATAACCAATATTACCAACAATATCAGAACTACTATGCGCAGTGGGGATATGACCAGAACACAGGCAGTTACAGCTACAGCTACCCCCAGTATGGGTACACGCAGAGCACTATGCAG ACATATGAAGAAGTTGGTGAGGATGCATTGGAAG ATCCAGCTCCTCAGTTAGATGTGAGTGAAGCAAACAAGCAGTTTGTAGAACAGAGTGAAGAGCTTTATGATGCCTTGACTGACTCTCACTGGCAGCCTTTGGACACCGTCTCTTCAGAGATTCCAGCCATCTTATAG